The Arthrobacter oryzae DNA window TCCTTCCATTCCACGCTCAACTCCCTGAAGGGGCTGCAGTACTACGAGGCCGCGACCGGTGGAACCAGCCGGCTGCGCGCTGCCCGCCGGGCCGGTGAGGAGTACCTGCTGCAGCGCCGGTTGCTGCGCCGCCTGTCCACGGACGAGATCGTGGGACCCTGGGTGGCAAGGTTCGCTTACCCGTTCCGATCGTTCTACAGCGTGCTCAACGCGGCGGACTACTTCCGGAAGGCAGCCGCTCACGACGGCGTCGCACCGGATCCGCGGCTGGCCGACGCTATCGAACTGGTACGGGCCGCCCGGCTCCCTGACGGCACGTGGCTGCAGGGGCATCGCCACCCGGGGCGGGTGTGGTTCGAGGTCGACGTTGCGCCGGGCCAGCCGTCCAAGTGGCTGACATTCTTCGGCACACGAGTACTTGAATGGTGGGACGGCGCGAACGGACACGTGAGGCCCCGATAAGCCGCCCGGATCCAAAGGGCCTCAAGTGTCCGTTCGCGCTAAGCCCATCCCGAGGGATGCAGGACCACCGGCCTATACCGCATGAAGGCCCTTGTGGGTACCGTGGCCTCATGCAGAAGATATCGATCGAGGCCCTGGCCCGGCAGCAGCTTGCCGCGGCGCTTGCAGCGAGCAACGGGCGTGCTGCGGACACCGTCTATGGCGGGCATGAGAAGGTGCTCCGCCAGACCGTTATGGCGCTCAAAGCCGGCACACAGTTGAGTGAGCACCAGAACCCGGGGGACGCCACGGTCTACGTCCTGCAGGGCAGCCTCCGACTGCGCGCGGGCCAGGAGTCGTGGGAGGGCAAGCCCGGTGACCTGCTGATCGTGCCGGACGGACTGCACAGCCTCGAAGCCGAAGAAGATTCGGCCTTCCTGTTCACCGTGGCGAAGGGCGCGAGGTAGCCGCAGCAGGGCCCAGCGGGAACACGCAGCAGGCAACAGGCGGCAAGCGACTACGTTGTGCCTATCTACGCGGCGAGCCACATTTCCCAGTCGGGCAGCGGGTCAACCAACGCGGGGTCGGGAAGGTATGCGCCAATGTCGGGCGCGTCGGGCGCGTCGGGCGCGTCGGGGGCATCGGGCGTGTCGGCCGGTGGCCAGAGATTGGCGTCCGGCTGCCAGGCGGGCTCCCAGTCTTGCTCTTCGCTGGTGTAGCGGCGTCCTGACGGGGCCATCCAGCCGGGTGGTGCGTCGCGGCTGGCGTCCATCGGCTGCCAGCCGGTGGTGTGCTTGAGCCGGTGATGCTTCCGGCAGGGCTGGCTGAGGTTGGAGACACCAGTGGTGCCGCCCTCGTGCCACGCCAAAGCATGATCCGCCTCGTTGTCGAGGGACTGGTTGTTACAGCCGGGAAACGGGCACTTGCCGTCGCGGAGGCGCAGCCATTGGCGCAAGGCGTTTGGGACGCGGTAGCTGGATCGTCCGATCTCCAGCGGGGCGCCCGTGGCAGGGTCGGTCAGGACACGTTGGAACGAGGACGCGCCGTCCGCGACGAGCTGCCTGGCCATGCTGGGCGGGATCGGTCCGTAGCCGTCCAGCATCGCCGGCTCTTCGGTGGCGCCCAAGAGCGATAACGCCGGCACGGTCACGAGGACCTGCGCCTTCGGCGATGGCACACCCTCTGCGACGCCGGCGATGAGCCAACTTGCGGCGGTGTCGGCCCGGAGCTGGGAGAGGTTCCGGGATTCGTCGGGGCCCTGGAGGTCCCTGGCCGCCGCCGTGGCACGGTTCCAGATGGACGCGGCAGTGTCGGCGGGCAAGTAGGCAGCGAGCCACGCCATGCCGTCGCGGTCCGGGGTGAACTCGAGCCGCCGGTCCCGGGCGCTGGCCCGGTGGCGACTTTCGATGCTCGCGGAGTGATGACGCTCCCGCCAAGTGCGTGCCTTGGCGCGGAAACGGGAGGGCACGAGCTCCCCGGCAGGGCAGCCCCGGGCAGGGTTCTCGGCGTCCGGGTCCAGAAAGTGCGCTTCCAGTCCCGCGGTGGACGCCCGGTCCAGGCCGGAGGTCTCGTCCACGAGGATCCGGGCGTGCTGCCACGAGATGGTCCCCGCCTGGAGGGAGGCGAGTGTCAGGGGCAGTGCTGTGGTGAGTTGCCGCGCCTCCTGCAGGAATGCGCCCGCGGTCCGTTCGCTGACGGTCAGGACGCAGGCCACTTCGGCCACCAGGGCCATATCCGTGGCGCACCGCTCCTGCGGGGAGGCCGACGGGGATTCCATCGCCTTGGTGGCTTCGACAAACGTTGCTGCCAGTTGAACCTTGAGGGCTGCGCTCGCGGCTTCCAACCGGCTCGCTATGGTGAGCCCGTCGAGGCAGTCATCGGCCATTTGTCGCAAGTGATCCGAAGGTGCGATTCCGGCAGGGAGCGCACCCTTAATGAGGCCGGACAGCGCAGCGACGGACGCCGCGACGGCGTCCAATGCGTCAGCTACTGCGGTGCTTTCCATACTCAAAGTTTGGTGGGAGGGTCTGACATTTAACGGACGACGCCGTCAAGGAGCTACGCATGAGTGGAGGGTCATGAGCCAATCAACGAGTAACCTGCTGGAATGACTGGGGAAGAGCAGGAACTGACGGGCGGAAATGCCTCAGACAGTGTTGTGCGCGTGGGCGATACTGTCCGCAAGCCGTGGCTGGCTAATTCATCCATGGTTCAGGGCTATCTCAGTATCCTCCGGTCCTCGGGACTGGATGTTCCGCAGCCCCTGGGCAGGGACGGAGAAGGCAGGAACATCGTTGAATATGTGGAAGGCATTCCTGCCATTGACCAGTTGCCGCTGAGCCAGGATGACCTGCAGCGGGTCGGGCAAATGATTCGGCAAATCCATGACGCCAGCGAAAAGGTTGAGATACCCGGCCGGGACCAGTGGAATATGCTGTTGCCGGCCGACAACCCGGACCTGATGTGCCACAACGACCTTGCCCCATGGAACCTCATCATCGGAGAGCGTTGGGTATTCATCGATTGGGACGGAGCAGGTCCGAGTACTCGGCTATGGGATTTGGCCTACGCCGCGCAGTCGTTTGGGTTGCTTTTCGACGGTCAACCCGTTCACGACGCCGCTAACAAGTTGCGCGCCTTCGTTAGCGGATACGACGCTGACAATGAATTGCGCAGGGCGCTGCCCTCCGCCATGGGGAAGCGAACAGCGGCGATGTACGAACTGCTAAGGTCCGCCAACGAAAGCGGATTCCAGCCATGGTCGGACATGTACCTGAACGGCCACGGCGAGCACTGGCGCGCCGCTGCCACTTACGTCCGCCGACATCAGAAAGTCTGGGAACAGGCCCTCTCCTGACAAGCCCTGCCGGCCACTGAAGCCGGAAAAGGGGCTTAGCCGGCCTCGTACGGAGTGCGGAAGAGCGTGATTCCCCATTCAGGGTTGTGCAGCGCGATCCCCGTGTCCTTCTCCACGAACTGAAGCGGCGCCTGAAGATACTGTGTCATCCGCTGCTGTTCCTGGTCCCACGGGAACTCGCACGTTCCCGCGGAACTCTCCATGGTCCCCGGAACAGGCGTGATGGTTTGGCCGGTAATGCCGACCCTCACCGCATAGGAAGCGCACGGAATCCGGACTGTCATCAACGGACTGCCGCCTATGGAACTGAACCTTATGGCGTAGTCGCCTGAGCTCAGTCCCTCACCAGCAGGTACGCCGGCCGGGACCATGGAACCGGACGTGAAGTACTGGCACACCAGCTGTCCATTGGCCGCGGCGGCCTGCAACCCCGGGTCCAAGCAGTCGTCCAGATCTTGGCCGGCGGGAGCCGGGGGAACGGAAGGAACCGGAGCGGGAGTCATGCCCGGGGACAGCCCGGCAGTCGACGCCGCACCCGGCTGTGGAGACGAGCCACATCCTGCGGCGAAGACGACGACGGCGAGGCACGCCACCGCCAGCGTCGCGGTGCGCAGTCGATGATGAGCGGTTCCCCCGGACGCGGCCATGGTCCGAACACTACGTGGCGGCCCCACAAACCGCTACACCGCTGCTGCGTACGCCTTCGGCAGCTTCAGGCCGCGCTGTTCCATGAGCGTGCGGAGGCGGGTGGGGTAGTCCGTGATGATGCCGTCCACGCCGAGGTCCATCAGGCGCGCCATGTCCGCAGGCGTGTTGACGGTCCACGGGACGACGGGCAGGCCGAGTTCGTGGGCTTCGGCGATCATCTGCGGGGTGACGGAGCGGAACGTGGGGGAGATGACGCTGTATCCCTGGGCTGCCGCTGCCTTTGCGAGCGAGCCGCCGAAGTCATCAATGTCGATGCCGCCAAGCTGCGGGGAGGCGCCGGGCTGGCCAACCTGCAGCCACGCGTCGCCGCTGGAGAGGGCAACAAGGGGGAGCTGCGGGGCGATCTTCCTGGTCAGGTTGAGCGAGGACCAGTCGAACGACTGCACGGTGCTGCGCTCGGACATGCCGGCCTTGTAGATCTCGATGACCACGGCCTTGGTGAGCGCTTCCATCCCCGGCCCGGCCACCATGCTGGACTCCACCTTGGTCTCCACGTTGAAGCGGACCTTCTTGGCGTCGGCGTCGTGGACCAGTTGGAACACGTCCTTGAGTTCGGCGATGCGGTTGC harbors:
- a CDS encoding HNH endonuclease signature motif containing protein: MESTAVADALDAVAASVAALSGLIKGALPAGIAPSDHLRQMADDCLDGLTIASRLEAASAALKVQLAATFVEATKAMESPSASPQERCATDMALVAEVACVLTVSERTAGAFLQEARQLTTALPLTLASLQAGTISWQHARILVDETSGLDRASTAGLEAHFLDPDAENPARGCPAGELVPSRFRAKARTWRERHHSASIESRHRASARDRRLEFTPDRDGMAWLAAYLPADTAASIWNRATAAARDLQGPDESRNLSQLRADTAASWLIAGVAEGVPSPKAQVLVTVPALSLLGATEEPAMLDGYGPIPPSMARQLVADGASSFQRVLTDPATGAPLEIGRSSYRVPNALRQWLRLRDGKCPFPGCNNQSLDNEADHALAWHEGGTTGVSNLSQPCRKHHRLKHTTGWQPMDASRDAPPGWMAPSGRRYTSEEQDWEPAWQPDANLWPPADTPDAPDAPDAPDAPDIGAYLPDPALVDPLPDWEMWLAA
- a CDS encoding cupin domain-containing protein — its product is MQKISIEALARQQLAAALAASNGRAADTVYGGHEKVLRQTVMALKAGTQLSEHQNPGDATVYVLQGSLRLRAGQESWEGKPGDLLIVPDGLHSLEAEEDSAFLFTVAKGAR
- a CDS encoding glycerophosphodiester phosphodiesterase family protein: MRTILTAAAAAALIAALATPAVAAPAEDAGAGMPPSNTPSSNTAPKTNERNGSFDLQSHRGGRGEWTEESLGAFANSITLGVSTLELDTHLTEDGKVIVWHDDAIQAAKCADTAPATPGDAEFPYVGDRVAELSLAQVKTLNCGYTQLTGYPEQQVIEGNRIAELKDVFQLVHDADAKKVRFNVETKVESSMVAGPGMEALTKAVVIEIYKAGMSERSTVQSFDWSSLNLTRKIAPQLPLVALSSGDAWLQVGQPGASPQLGGIDIDDFGGSLAKAAAAQGYSVISPTFRSVTPQMIAEAHELGLPVVPWTVNTPADMARLMDLGVDGIITDYPTRLRTLMEQRGLKLPKAYAAAV
- a CDS encoding phosphotransferase; this translates as MTGEEQELTGGNASDSVVRVGDTVRKPWLANSSMVQGYLSILRSSGLDVPQPLGRDGEGRNIVEYVEGIPAIDQLPLSQDDLQRVGQMIRQIHDASEKVEIPGRDQWNMLLPADNPDLMCHNDLAPWNLIIGERWVFIDWDGAGPSTRLWDLAYAAQSFGLLFDGQPVHDAANKLRAFVSGYDADNELRRALPSAMGKRTAAMYELLRSANESGFQPWSDMYLNGHGEHWRAAATYVRRHQKVWEQALS